From the Sandaracinaceae bacterium genome, the window GAATGGGCCCGAGGGGATCTTCGTCGACGCGGCGCTCACCGAGTCGGACGACGTCTCCATCCTCTTCTCGTTCACGCGGAGTTACTTCCACGTGGACGCCGAGCGGCCGTACGACGTGATGCGCTTCCTGCGCTCGCTGATCCCGAAGAAGCGCATCGCCGAGATCTACATCGCCATCGGCGAGCCCAAGCAGGGCAAGACCGAGCTGTACCGGGCGATCATGGATCACATCGACGAGTCGAGGGACACCTTCGGCTTCGCGCCCGGGACCCCGGGCCTCGTGATGGTGGTCTTCACCATGCCGGGCATGGACGTGGTGGTGAAGGTGATCCGCGACGAGTTCCCGCCCGAGAAGCAGTCGACGTCGACGGCCCACGTGCGCGACCGCTACAACTGGGTCTACGAGCACGACCGCGCGGGCCGGCTGGTGGACGCGCAGGAGTTCGAGTTCCTCGCCTTCCCCAAGGCGCGCTTCGAGCCCGCGCTGCTCGAGGAGCTGCTCGAGGAGTGCGGCAAGACGGTGCGCGTCGACGGCGACCGGGTGGTCATCGACCGCTGCTACGTCTCGCGACAGCTCGTGCCGCTGAACCTCTACATCCGGCAGCGCGAGCAGGCCGAGGCGCAGGCCGCGCTCGCGGAGTGGGGCAACTCCATCCGCGACATGGCGGCTTGCAACATCTTCCCCGGCGATCTGCTGCTGAAGAACTTCGGCGTCACCCGGCACGGGCGCGTCGCGCTCTACGACTACGACGAGCTGCAGCCGCTGACCGAGATGACCTTCCGTGACGTGCCCGAGGCGCGCTACGCGGAGGACGAGCTGCGGGCCGAGCCGTGGTACGCGGTCGGCGCGCACGACGTGTTTCCCGAGGAGTTCCCCCGGTTCCTCGCGGTCCCGGGGCGCCTCAAGGAGGGGCTCGCCCGCGACTGCGCCGACATCTTCGACGCCAGCTGGTGGCGCAAGGTCCAGGGCCGGGTCGAGCGCGGCAAGATCGTCGAGCTGGTGCCCTACGACGAGAAGCGCCGACTGCGCAGCGACCCCGCCGCGGACGACTGATCAGTCGTAGAAGAGCTCCGACGCGTCGACCGTCTCGACGCCCTCCACGTCGTCCGCGATCGCGATCGCGCGCTCCCACTCGGCGCCGTCACGGACGCGGCCGCTGAGCCACACCGAGGTTCCGTCGACGCGCACCGAGATCGCCGAGGCGTCGAGGCCCTCGTCGCCGAGCTCCTCCTGGACCTCGTCGGCGATCTCCTCCTCGGTGGTCACGTGAAAGGTCGGCCCCTCCTGCATGGGGCCGAGGCCGTCGGCCATCGCGCCAGCGCCGCCAGCGGTGACGTTGTCGTTCACGACCACGGGCTCACTCTGGTCGCTCGCGCAGGCGCCGAGCGCGAGCGCGGCGCAGATCATCATCAAGGTTCGCATACCCGGCGCTGGCGCAAGGCGCGTGCCGCCGCCGCGAGCGCCGCGCGCGGGCTCGCGCTTCGTGGCAGATCGTCCCGCCGAGCGTCCTCGCCCACCGACAGTCTCATCCACACGTGGCGGGGATCGCGTGGTCGCCGTTCGAGAGAAAAGCGGCGTGCTGATCGCGATACGGGTCAAGTCCCGGCCTGAACCACCGATCAGGGGGTTGAAGCCATGCACC encodes:
- the aceK gene encoding bifunctional isocitrate dehydrogenase kinase/phosphatase; this translates as MTSRPPTPSRLAAPVAQAILEAFQEQRAGFLEITRRARESFEARDWVRFRADSKKRLGLYRQHVDKAEMRVRVLLGERARDRLVWVSAKAVYSALIAMRQDWDVAETFFNGVTRRLFDTVGVDPLVEFVASDFDAPPSEPEHRVYRRFAGSDVADLVCRAIASNVFALPFVDLEADAALVAERAAVKLADIDRGQPVAYEVLEAPFFHGKGAYLVGRLVLPAGAVLPLVLALRNGPEGIFVDAALTESDDVSILFSFTRSYFHVDAERPYDVMRFLRSLIPKKRIAEIYIAIGEPKQGKTELYRAIMDHIDESRDTFGFAPGTPGLVMVVFTMPGMDVVVKVIRDEFPPEKQSTSTAHVRDRYNWVYEHDRAGRLVDAQEFEFLAFPKARFEPALLEELLEECGKTVRVDGDRVVIDRCYVSRQLVPLNLYIRQREQAEAQAALAEWGNSIRDMAACNIFPGDLLLKNFGVTRHGRVALYDYDELQPLTEMTFRDVPEARYAEDELRAEPWYAVGAHDVFPEEFPRFLAVPGRLKEGLARDCADIFDASWWRKVQGRVERGKIVELVPYDEKRRLRSDPAADD
- a CDS encoding BON domain-containing protein, encoding MMICAALALGACASDQSEPVVVNDNVTAGGAGAMADGLGPMQEGPTFHVTTEEEIADEVQEELGDEGLDASAISVRVDGTSVWLSGRVRDGAEWERAIAIADDVEGVETVDASELFYD